The genome window TCCCATTTCTTTTGCCAACGCCTTCCAGGGAATGGAAGGCCGAGGTTTGGAAGGGTCTTCGTGCCCTGAAGTAAAAATAACCGTGGAGGCAAAATCCCGATGGGTTAAGGGTATCCCAGCATAAGCGGCCACCGCAACGCCCGAAGTAACCCCGGGAATAATTTCAAACGGAACCCCCGCTTCGGCCAAAGCCAAAGCTTCTTCCCCCCCACGGCCAAAAATGAACGGATCCCCCCCTTTTAATCGGGCCACCACCTTACCCTCTTTTCCTTTTTTTACGATGAGCCGGTTAATTTCTTCCTGAGGCAGCGTCATGTTGCCTTTCCGTTTTCCAGCAAAAATGATTTCCCCTCCTTTTTTGGCAAATTGGAGAAGTGCATCATTGGCTAAATAATCATAAATAACCGTATCCGCCTCTTCAATGCATTCTTTCCCTCGAAGTGTGAGAAGCTGAGGGTCTCCGGGGCCGGCCCCGATGAGATAGACGATTCCGATTTTTTGGGGTTGAATCACCTTTGACTCCAGAAGTGAAACAACAAAAATCAGGTTTACAGTTCTGCCCCGGTAATCTCTTTGAGAACCTCACCCGCACCCAACTTTAACAGGTGTTCTGCTAAATTCTTTCCAACCAATTCGGAACCCTGAGGTTCACCGGTCATTTGGTAACGAATGACCCGGTCCCCCGCAACCGAGGCAACCAGCCCGTCCAAAAAAAAGGTTCCTTCCCGGATCACCCCATAGGCGGCAATGGGAACCTGGCATCCACCCTCAAGCCGTTTTAGAAACCCACGTTCCCCAAAAACACACTGATGGGTTTCCACATCATTTAAAACCCCAACCCGGTCATTCACCCGGGGGTCTTCCACCCGACATTCAATTCCAATTGCCCCCTGTCCAATGGCGGGAAGACTGACCTCCATCGATAGATATTCGGTCACCTGTTCTTCCCACCCCAATCTCTTTAATCCAGCCGCCGCCAGGACGATAGCATCCAACCCATTTTTTCCGGTTTGCCTTAGTTTTCTTAAACGGGTATCCACGTTCCCCCTGAGTTGGCAAATTTCAAAGGTTTTACAGAAATTCAATAATTGAGCCTGTCGGCGTAAACTGCAGGTTCCAATACGAGCGGCCCTTGGAAGCTGTTTTAACAAAAAATTCTCCCGGCTGATGAGAACATCTCTGGGATCTTCCCGCTTTGGAATAGCGGCAAGATGCAGGCCACAGGGAAAAACCGTGGGTACGTCCTTCATACTATGGACGGCTAAATCAATTTCCTTTCGAAGAAGGGCTTCTTCGATCTCTTTTGTAAAAAGCCCCTTTCCACCCACTTTGGCAAGAGGAACTTCCGTAATTTTATCTCCGGTGGTCTTGATCCGCCTCAACTCTACGGACAGATCTTTCCAACGGTCTTCCAGCTGGGATTTAACCCAGTGTGCCTGCCAAAGGGCAAGTGGGCTTCCCCTTGTACCAATGATGATTCGCTGTTGTTTTACCAAGGAAAACCTAACCCCAGAAATTGACCAGGAACATCACCGCATTTCCTTAGGATTCTCCAACCCTTGAGAGTTTTCTTCTTCCTGGGGCGAAGGAGAAGGCGGCTGAGCACTGGACTCCAATTGA of Nitrospiria bacterium contains these proteins:
- the hemC gene encoding hydroxymethylbilane synthase encodes the protein MVKQQRIIIGTRGSPLALWQAHWVKSQLEDRWKDLSVELRRIKTTGDKITEVPLAKVGGKGLFTKEIEEALLRKEIDLAVHSMKDVPTVFPCGLHLAAIPKREDPRDVLISRENFLLKQLPRAARIGTCSLRRQAQLLNFCKTFEICQLRGNVDTRLRKLRQTGKNGLDAIVLAAAGLKRLGWEEQVTEYLSMEVSLPAIGQGAIGIECRVEDPRVNDRVGVLNDVETHQCVFGERGFLKRLEGGCQVPIAAYGVIREGTFFLDGLVASVAGDRVIRYQMTGEPQGSELVGKNLAEHLLKLGAGEVLKEITGAEL